The following proteins come from a genomic window of Paenibacillus spongiae:
- a CDS encoding response regulator transcription factor produces the protein MNMRILLVEDDESLHRGIQFTLQQDGFQVLSAYNLAAAKEWLDNHEIHLILLDVQLPDGNGFDFCSMVRQNGDTPIIFLTASDQEFDIVRGLDLGGDDYITKPFRLREFLSRVHAVLRRRHPISRDKDRTILTAGNLVLNVGEMRLDNNGQEVPLSMTEFRLISLFMTHPRSVLSKDQIIQHVWPDGAEVIDDNTVAVNIRRLREKIEEDPQNPQFIVTVRGAGYRWNG, from the coding sequence ATGAATATGCGCATATTGTTAGTTGAGGATGACGAATCGCTTCATCGCGGCATTCAGTTCACGCTTCAGCAGGATGGGTTTCAAGTTCTCAGCGCCTATAACCTTGCAGCAGCGAAGGAGTGGCTTGATAACCATGAAATCCATCTTATTCTGCTTGACGTACAGCTTCCGGACGGGAACGGGTTCGATTTCTGCAGCATGGTTCGTCAAAACGGGGACACGCCTATTATCTTCCTGACAGCGAGCGATCAGGAGTTCGATATCGTCCGGGGGCTGGATCTCGGAGGAGACGACTACATTACGAAACCGTTCCGTTTGCGGGAGTTTCTATCGAGGGTTCACGCCGTATTGCGGAGGCGGCACCCTATAAGCCGGGACAAGGATAGAACCATTTTAACGGCGGGGAACTTGGTCTTGAATGTTGGGGAGATGCGTCTGGACAATAACGGGCAAGAGGTTCCGCTAAGCATGACGGAATTCCGGCTGATCAGCTTGTTCATGACGCATCCCCGTTCCGTCTTGTCCAAAGACCAGATCATTCAGCACGTGTGGCCGGACGGAGCTGAGGTGATCGATGACAACACGGTCGCCGTCAACATCCGCAGGCTGCGGGAGAAGATCGAAGAGGATCCGCAGAACCCGCAATTCATCGTTACGGTGCGAGGAGCAGGGTATCGATGGAACGGATAA
- a CDS encoding 2'-5' RNA ligase family protein, with product MQRAIHVFPAFQNCEAIEEVRKKYDPLYGLIPPHLTLVFPFESEMPSTTLKRHVKDALTGLSPFTIRLKGITGTQDNYLFLNVKKGNDQIIELHDRLYAGVLRNYLSLRHVYIPHITVGRLHDDTELQAALIDTRSMETSFETQVNQVAAEIIESSGASIIEFIVDFA from the coding sequence ATGCAAAGAGCGATTCATGTTTTTCCGGCATTTCAGAATTGTGAAGCAATCGAAGAAGTAAGAAAGAAGTATGATCCCTTGTACGGATTGATACCGCCGCATCTAACGCTCGTATTTCCCTTCGAGAGCGAGATGCCTTCAACCACACTCAAGCGGCATGTGAAGGATGCTTTAACCGGACTTTCCCCGTTTACGATCCGGCTGAAGGGAATAACAGGGACGCAGGATAACTATTTATTCTTGAACGTGAAGAAAGGCAATGACCAAATCATCGAATTGCATGACCGATTATATGCAGGCGTTTTAAGAAATTACTTGAGCTTGCGGCATGTCTATATACCGCATATAACCGTCGGCAGATTACATGATGATACGGAGCTTCAAGCAGCGCTTATCGATACCCGGTCAATGGAAACAAGCTTCGAGACACAAGTTAACCAAGTAGCGGCGGAAATCATTGAGAGCAGCGGAGCTTCGATCATCGAGTTTATCGTTGACTTTGCTTAA
- a CDS encoding sensor histidine kinase, protein MERITGAGMGFARMWRNPSIRRLAAALAVLLFMAIVFIALYSHYSTERLKKEWLDKEAAMIGSLADEQPEWVESWLRQVVESDEPSPESVAEGRKIMERYGVTSRLEANWFPVLGEYRSRTLWILVIGAIGFAVLAAIWLFRYARRQLVEIRSLAISLEDTVKHNQPASYRIYDEGELGLLANGVQELTLRLGETIEQLHKEKAFLKNTVADISHQLKTPLASLMIYTDLMQSDQIDADHAQEFLQTCRSELDRMEWLILALLKLARLEADALDMSFKEAPVADTVKRAVESIVPLAEDKQVTMHIEESDTSLIILHDAHWLTEALVNVLKNAVEHSPASGIVSIGWEETPVFIRIRIKDQGRGIDPQHLPHIFKKFYRSSSEGSGVGLGLPLAKSIVEKHGGILSASAHPAGGTLFQVTLPLHPFPSAAAKLTEL, encoded by the coding sequence ATGGAACGGATAACGGGAGCTGGCATGGGATTTGCGCGAATGTGGCGTAACCCTTCGATAAGGAGACTTGCCGCTGCGCTGGCCGTTTTATTATTCATGGCCATCGTATTCATTGCGTTATACAGCCATTATTCGACGGAAAGACTGAAGAAAGAGTGGTTGGACAAGGAAGCGGCGATGATTGGAAGCCTGGCGGACGAGCAGCCTGAATGGGTGGAAAGCTGGCTCCGGCAAGTTGTCGAATCGGACGAACCGTCCCCGGAATCAGTGGCAGAAGGCCGCAAGATCATGGAGCGGTACGGGGTGACTTCAAGGCTTGAGGCGAACTGGTTCCCGGTACTCGGTGAATATCGTTCACGCACGTTATGGATACTAGTAATCGGTGCAATCGGATTCGCTGTGCTTGCTGCGATCTGGTTGTTTCGCTATGCCCGAAGACAGCTTGTGGAAATCAGGAGCCTCGCGATTTCTTTGGAGGATACCGTTAAACATAACCAGCCGGCGTCCTACAGGATCTACGATGAGGGAGAGCTGGGACTGCTCGCCAATGGCGTGCAGGAGCTCACGCTTCGCCTGGGAGAAACGATCGAGCAGCTGCATAAGGAGAAAGCTTTTCTAAAAAATACGGTTGCCGATATTTCCCATCAATTGAAAACGCCTTTGGCCTCCTTAATGATCTATACGGACTTGATGCAAAGCGACCAAATCGATGCCGATCATGCGCAAGAGTTTCTGCAGACCTGCCGCAGCGAGCTGGACCGGATGGAGTGGCTCATTCTGGCGCTGCTTAAGCTTGCCCGCTTGGAGGCGGATGCCTTGGACATGAGCTTCAAGGAAGCGCCAGTTGCAGATACCGTGAAGCGCGCCGTAGAATCGATCGTGCCTTTAGCGGAAGACAAGCAGGTTACGATGCATATCGAAGAATCGGATACCAGCTTGATTATCTTGCATGATGCCCACTGGCTGACGGAAGCGCTGGTGAATGTCCTAAAGAACGCGGTCGAGCATAGCCCTGCAAGCGGTATTGTCTCTATTGGCTGGGAGGAAACGCCCGTGTTCATTCGCATCCGCATCAAAGATCAAGGCCGTGGGATCGATCCGCAGCATTTGCCCCATATTTTCAAAAAATTTTATCGCAGCTCCTCGGAAGGCAGCGGGGTTGGTCTCGGATTGCCGCTGGCCAAGTCGATCGTCGAGAAGCATGGCGGGATACTGTCGGCTTCCGCTCACCCGGCAGGAGGTACCCTGTTTCAAGTGACGCTGCCGCTTCATCCGTTCCCGTCTGCGGCGGCGAAGCTTACAGAACTGTAA
- a CDS encoding ABC transporter ATP-binding protein produces the protein MNVISVDGLSKSYGKGTTQVNALHDVTFSIQQGELVAVVGASGSGKSTLLHLLGGLDKPSGGTVHIDGENLYDLKEKERAIFRRRKIGFIFQSYNLIPVLNVEENIQLPLLLDHRQPDKAYINDLIRTLGLHDRRKHLPSELSGGQQQRVAIGRALAYRPAIVLADEPTGNLDSKNGNEVIELLKLAVRQYHQTVVVITHDMNVAAEASRVLTLQDGRLLNDTSSSGRGV, from the coding sequence ATGAATGTCATTAGTGTTGATGGTCTTAGCAAGTCATATGGAAAAGGTACGACACAGGTTAATGCGCTCCATGATGTAACCTTTTCGATACAACAAGGAGAGCTTGTCGCGGTTGTGGGGGCGAGCGGCTCCGGCAAGAGTACGCTGCTGCATTTGCTGGGCGGCCTGGACAAGCCGAGCGGCGGCACTGTACATATAGACGGAGAGAATCTGTATGATTTGAAGGAGAAGGAGCGCGCCATATTCCGCCGCAGAAAAATCGGGTTTATTTTTCAATCGTATAACCTGATTCCCGTCCTGAACGTGGAAGAGAATATCCAGCTGCCTCTGCTGCTCGATCACCGCCAGCCTGACAAAGCTTACATTAACGATCTTATTCGTACGCTAGGGCTGCATGACCGGCGGAAGCATCTGCCGTCCGAGCTGTCCGGCGGACAGCAGCAGCGGGTGGCAATCGGCCGCGCGCTCGCGTACCGACCAGCCATCGTGTTGGCCGATGAACCGACCGGTAACCTCGACAGCAAGAACGGGAATGAAGTCATCGAGCTCTTGAAGCTTGCCGTACGCCAATATCATCAGACGGTTGTCGTCATCACCCATGACATGAATGTGGCCGCCGAAGCATCCCGTGTCCTGACCTTGCAGGACGGCCGCCTTCTTAACGATACGAGCAGCAGCGGGAGGGGCGTATGA
- a CDS encoding ABC transporter ATP-binding protein, giving the protein MTAAFIHVHDVHKSFDGRPVLNGMSFSVEEGAIVGLLGPNGCGKTTMIRLLNGVIEPNGGSMTVAGIDPQSNGDHVRRISGIVTEGAGLYHDMSAADNLKFFAKLYQVKDKSRIAELLELFGLAEHADKPAGTFSTGMKKRLALAKALLHKPKLLFLDEPTNGLDPEGIRLVMQYIRKLNDREGTTIFLCSHVLHQIETVCSTYIFMDKGRTIAAGTRSMIENRYMKTIELVVETGAIPSGDQYAGYPVKRVSPGKLRFTLPAKDAISDLLRQLLADSWVHTSEIVNRDLESLYFEVRKEHA; this is encoded by the coding sequence ATGACAGCTGCATTTATACATGTACATGATGTTCATAAAAGCTTCGACGGCCGTCCGGTGCTGAACGGAATGAGCTTCTCTGTCGAGGAGGGAGCAATCGTAGGACTGCTCGGACCGAATGGCTGCGGCAAAACGACGATGATTCGCCTGCTGAACGGTGTGATTGAACCAAACGGCGGTTCCATGACTGTCGCCGGCATCGATCCGCAATCGAATGGCGACCATGTCCGAAGGATAAGCGGGATCGTGACGGAAGGTGCCGGTCTCTATCATGATATGAGCGCGGCCGATAACTTGAAATTTTTCGCCAAGCTGTACCAAGTCAAGGACAAATCAAGGATCGCGGAACTGCTGGAGCTCTTCGGTCTGGCCGAGCATGCGGACAAACCGGCGGGCACATTCAGCACCGGGATGAAGAAACGGCTTGCGTTAGCCAAGGCACTGCTGCATAAGCCGAAGCTGCTGTTCCTGGACGAGCCCACAAATGGCTTGGACCCGGAAGGCATCCGGCTCGTAATGCAGTATATCCGGAAGCTGAACGATCGCGAAGGAACGACGATCTTTCTCTGCTCTCACGTGCTTCACCAGATTGAAACGGTCTGCAGCACTTATATTTTTATGGATAAGGGGCGCACGATTGCAGCTGGAACGCGTTCCATGATTGAGAACCGCTATATGAAAACGATCGAGCTCGTCGTTGAAACCGGTGCAATCCCATCAGGAGATCAATATGCCGGGTATCCCGTCAAGAGAGTGTCTCCTGGCAAGCTGCGCTTCACTCTCCCTGCCAAAGACGCGATTTCGGATCTGCTCCGCCAATTGCTTGCCGACAGCTGGGTGCACACGTCGGAGATCGTGAACCGGGATTTAGAGTCCCTCTACTT
- a CDS encoding class I SAM-dependent methyltransferase: MNAETLTLNKNSWDEAAPRFFGRTALPEYGPLAPLEDELNLMGDVTGLNVLELGCGSGHSLQYMERRGARGLWGIDLSRKQIETASELLASSGARARLFESPMEQDPGLPHNYFDLVYSIFALGWTTNIDRTFANVNAYLKEGGLFIFSWEHPFYNRAKFTDNGLILNKSYHEEGPYDHEAWHTPAIMQQFKVSTYINALIKHGFVIDNVVEEVRLPEDGTETHANRWYSYDKARFLPTTLIIKSHKKSNSVT, translated from the coding sequence ATGAATGCAGAGACGCTGACGTTGAATAAGAATAGCTGGGATGAAGCGGCTCCACGTTTCTTCGGAAGAACCGCTCTCCCTGAATATGGGCCTCTTGCTCCTCTTGAGGATGAGTTAAACTTGATGGGCGATGTCACGGGCCTGAACGTATTGGAGCTAGGCTGCGGCAGCGGACATTCCCTGCAGTACATGGAACGGCGAGGCGCCCGCGGGCTATGGGGAATCGACCTTTCCCGCAAACAAATCGAGACCGCGTCCGAACTGCTTGCTAGCAGTGGCGCCCGCGCAAGATTGTTTGAGTCGCCAATGGAGCAAGATCCAGGTTTGCCGCATAACTATTTTGACCTCGTATACTCCATATTCGCGCTTGGCTGGACGACGAATATAGATCGTACATTCGCTAACGTGAACGCGTACTTGAAGGAGGGCGGGTTGTTTATCTTCAGCTGGGAGCACCCCTTCTATAACCGGGCCAAGTTTACAGACAATGGCTTGATCTTGAATAAATCCTACCACGAAGAAGGCCCTTACGATCATGAAGCGTGGCACACGCCTGCTATTATGCAGCAGTTTAAGGTTAGCACCTACATAAATGCATTAATCAAACACGGATTCGTAATCGACAATGTGGTTGAAGAAGTTCGACTTCCCGAAGACGGTACGGAAACGCATGCCAATCGCTGGTATTCCTACGACAAAGCCAGGTTTCTCCCCACGACCTTGATTATTAAGTCTCATAAAAAAAGTAATAGTGTAACATAA
- a CDS encoding VOC family protein, translated as MFKKLECVCIHTNDIEKSLSFYNSMGLAENWKIERVLADGAIWTVIGLIFPESASSELVLSNHPVNKCTEVEILVDDVRRAHRELRKHDDIKWIRAPFATESGHVAVMEAPDGNVFVLVGK; from the coding sequence ATGTTCAAAAAGTTAGAGTGCGTCTGCATTCATACGAACGATATTGAGAAGTCCCTTTCCTTCTACAACTCGATGGGCTTGGCGGAGAATTGGAAGATCGAACGAGTCTTGGCGGATGGCGCAATCTGGACCGTCATCGGTTTGATATTCCCTGAGAGCGCAAGCTCTGAGCTTGTCCTCAGCAATCACCCTGTTAATAAGTGCACAGAGGTGGAGATTCTTGTTGACGATGTCCGCCGGGCGCATCGCGAATTAAGAAAACATGACGATATTAAATGGATTCGGGCTCCTTTCGCAACCGAATCCGGACATGTCGCCGTCATGGAAGCACCGGATGGCAATGTATTTGTGCTCGTGGGTAAGTAA
- a CDS encoding ATP-dependent DNA helicase, whose product MERYPFDYDHSRPFSQQVSDWVADVFYDILPEAGFEVRDEQIYMAFQLERAFAEKQVIFAEAGVGTGKTLVYLLYAICYARYTRKPAVIACADESLIEQLVKPGGDIAKLNEHLNLAIDARLGKSPDQYVCLVKLDDARYGYEDTALYKELYSELPEFVNSPAAMQRFHAYGDRKDYPHMTDEQWDRAGWDTFQDCFVCDKRHRCGQTLSRDHYRRAADLIICSHDFYMEHLWTYEGRKREGQLPLLPEHCAVVFDEGHLLEAAAQKALTYKLKHVVFEELITRLLKGEVRESLAVLIDEAIDRSQSMFDVLENQIADIPGSERKQVLLNERLLQEVRFFQDILTKIEEELVFESELYTLNDYQLRIVEEHLEMMQKALSLFQHSDKLICWAVESVNGLTLVIMPRTVKEVLQERVFSTRIPIVFSSATLSVEGGFDYVADSMGLDDYLSFSVDSSYDYANQMQVYMPKWKFGGTFSEKMKTAVQMLERTEGRALLLFRTKDELQQFKNEIVHYPECNGMRFGFEGDMEISHLIEAFQRDEESVLCAVSLWEGLDVPGPSLSNVILWSLPFPPQDPVFMAKRQTALNPFEEVDLPYMLLRLKQGMGRLIRSQDDNGVITIMCEVQPKMELLREHIRLLLPSGVELQEPVEGD is encoded by the coding sequence GTGGAGCGGTACCCGTTTGATTACGATCATTCCCGACCTTTTAGCCAGCAGGTTAGCGATTGGGTTGCGGATGTGTTCTATGACATTCTGCCTGAGGCCGGGTTCGAAGTAAGGGATGAGCAGATCTACATGGCGTTTCAACTTGAACGCGCATTCGCCGAGAAGCAGGTGATCTTCGCGGAAGCGGGCGTTGGCACAGGCAAGACGCTGGTTTATTTGCTCTATGCGATATGTTACGCGCGATATACGCGGAAGCCGGCCGTTATCGCATGCGCAGATGAGTCGCTCATCGAACAGCTGGTGAAGCCAGGCGGGGATATCGCGAAGCTGAACGAGCATTTGAACCTGGCTATCGATGCAAGACTCGGTAAGTCGCCCGATCAATATGTCTGCTTGGTCAAGCTGGACGATGCCCGGTACGGCTACGAGGATACGGCGTTGTATAAGGAGCTCTATTCGGAGCTGCCGGAATTCGTCAACTCGCCCGCCGCGATGCAGAGGTTCCACGCATACGGCGACCGTAAGGATTACCCGCATATGACCGACGAGCAGTGGGACCGGGCTGGCTGGGATACGTTTCAGGATTGCTTCGTCTGCGACAAACGACACCGGTGCGGGCAGACACTGTCGCGGGATCATTACAGACGTGCAGCTGATTTGATCATATGCTCGCATGATTTCTACATGGAGCATCTGTGGACGTATGAAGGAAGAAAGAGAGAAGGGCAGCTCCCTCTGCTGCCGGAGCACTGCGCGGTCGTCTTTGACGAAGGCCATCTGCTTGAAGCCGCGGCGCAGAAGGCGCTGACGTACAAGCTGAAGCATGTCGTGTTCGAAGAGCTGATAACGCGTCTGCTGAAAGGCGAAGTGCGGGAGTCGCTCGCGGTGCTGATCGATGAGGCGATTGACCGCAGCCAGTCGATGTTCGATGTGCTGGAGAATCAAATTGCCGACATTCCGGGTTCGGAGCGTAAACAAGTATTATTGAACGAGCGCCTGCTGCAGGAAGTGCGTTTCTTCCAAGATATACTGACCAAGATCGAAGAAGAGCTCGTCTTCGAGAGCGAGCTCTATACCTTGAACGATTATCAGCTGCGTATCGTGGAAGAGCATCTGGAGATGATGCAGAAGGCGCTAAGCCTGTTCCAGCATTCGGATAAGTTAATATGCTGGGCGGTCGAAAGCGTGAACGGCCTTACGCTCGTTATAATGCCAAGAACGGTAAAGGAAGTGCTGCAGGAGCGGGTATTCTCGACGAGGATCCCGATTGTATTCTCGTCGGCTACCCTATCAGTAGAAGGTGGTTTCGACTATGTGGCGGACAGCATGGGATTGGACGACTATCTCTCGTTCTCTGTCGACTCCTCGTATGATTATGCGAACCAAATGCAGGTGTATATGCCGAAGTGGAAATTCGGGGGCACGTTCTCGGAAAAGATGAAGACCGCCGTACAGATGCTTGAGCGGACGGAGGGCAGGGCGCTGCTCCTGTTCCGAACCAAGGATGAACTGCAGCAGTTTAAGAATGAAATCGTTCATTATCCGGAGTGCAATGGCATGCGCTTCGGGTTTGAAGGCGATATGGAAATCAGTCATCTGATCGAGGCGTTTCAGCGCGACGAAGAGAGCGTCCTATGTGCGGTAAGCTTGTGGGAGGGGCTCGATGTGCCGGGGCCGTCATTATCGAATGTCATCCTGTGGTCGCTTCCGTTTCCGCCGCAGGATCCCGTCTTCATGGCCAAACGCCAAACCGCCCTGAATCCGTTCGAAGAGGTGGATCTGCCTTATATGCTGCTGCGGCTCAAGCAGGGGATGGGCCGATTAATACGCTCGCAGGACGATAACGGGGTTATTACAATCATGTGCGAGGTGCAGCCGAAGATGGAGCTGCTTCGGGAGCATATCAGGCTGCTGCTGCCGTCAGGCGTAGAGCTTCAGGAGCCGGTGGAAGGGGATTGA